Below is a genomic region from Spirosoma radiotolerans.
GGGTACATCCCGCCGGTACAAAATACCGCCCATGACGGCTGGGTGCAGGGTTTTGACCCGACCGCCAAAAATGGATGGATAGCCGGTCAGGTCTTCAACGGCCGTTACGGGAATGCCGAGTTGCTCAATAAATGTTTGTGTGCCGCCCGTCGAATATAGTTTGACGTTCTGTTCGTTCAACAGCCGGACTAAAGGTTCGAGACCGTCTTTGTAAAAGACGGAAATCAGCGCGGAGGAGATTTTGAGAGACATGAGGTCGATTGGAACAGCGTTGCGGCTGTTGACTATTGGGTTGTCCAATTATGTGAAACAGTCACGTAACTGCGTCAACTGGAAGTGCAAAGATAACCAAAGGTCTTAACTTTGTCAGCCCGGAGCACAAAAGCCAAACCGAGCGGGTAAGTATTTCTTCTCTACATGAGTACGTTTAAAAAATTAGCGAGCGACACGGCTCTTTACGGAATCAGTACGATTCTGGCGCGCTTGCTCAACTACGCGCTGGTTCCCATTCAGACCTATGCGTTCCAGAAGCCATCGGCTATGGCGTCGAATGTGGAACTCTACGGTTGGATTGGCGTGCTGCTCGTTGTCTATACCCTAGGGCTGGAAACGGCTTTTTTTCGATTTATGGCCCGTTCCAAAGACCAGCCGGAGGCCGAAAAGAAGCGTATTTTCAACCAGTCGCTGAGCATTGTTGTTCTGATCAGCGTCACCTCCTCTATTTTACTGTACAGTCTGGCTACGCCCATAACCAACTGGCTCCATTACCCTGGCCAGGAGCGATTTGTGCAGTGGTCGGCGCTGTTGGTGGCCATCGATGCCATCGTAGCCATTCCATTTGCCCGCTTACGGGTCGAAAATCGAGTTCGTGAGTTTGTGAGCGCCCGAATCATCAACATCGTTATTGTCGTCGCGCTGAATCTGTTTTTCCTGATTATTGCGAAGGATATTTATGAGGGCAAATACCTGGCGGCTCTGCAACCCGTAGCCAGCTTTATTTACGATCCGAAAATTGGACCAGGTTATACGTTCCTGTCGAATTTGCTGGGGAACGCCCTCTATTTCATCATCATCCGAAAAGCATTTTCCGGCTACCGCTTTCAGCTCAATGGCCCACAGGCTCGGATCTTGATTGCCTATGCTTTCCCGATCATGCTGACCAACCTGGCCAGTGTGCTGAACCTGCTAACCGACCGGCTATTTTTACGGCATTTGCTGCCACCCAACTTTTATCCGGGCTTATCGGCCGAAGCAGTGCTGGGCATTTACGGGAACTGCCTGAAACTGTCGGTTTTTATGGCGCTGGCAATTCAGTCATTTAAATTTGCCGCCGATCCATTCTTTTTCTCCCAGGCAGAGGATAAGAATGCACCAACGTTGCTGGCTAATGTGACAAAATGGTTCATCATCGTTTGTGCCTTGATTTGGCTGGCTGTCAGCCTAAACCTCGATTTGTTGGGTCAGTTGTTTTTACGGTCGAAAGCTTACCGAGTCGGGCTGAATGTTGTCCCGCTGCTGCTGCTGGGCAATTTGTTGCTGGGCGTCTACTACAACATTTCGTTCTGGTTCAAATTAACGGATAAAACCAGCTACGGCACACTGATCACTGTCATCGGAACCGGGGTAACCATCGTACTCAACGTGCTGCTCATACCCGTGATTGGCTATATGGGTTGTGCCGTCGCCTTTTCGGTATCCAGCCTGATTATGATGGCTTTATGTTACGTACTGGGCGAAAAATATTACCCTGTTCCTTACCACGTCCGGTCGGCCGTTGGCTACCTGCTCAGCGCTGGGCTTCTGATTTACGCATCCTGGCAGTTTCCCATTGCTAATCTCTGGGTGGCCGTGCCCACACACATGGCTTTGTTCGGACTGTATCTGCTGGCTATGATTTTTGTGGAACGCGATACCGTGCAGCCAGCCCTGGCCCGCCTGCGAAACAGAAACAAAAAACCAGTCAAGTTTGGGCAATGATTGGGGGATCGCGGCCAACGCTTTACGAATCAAGAGACAAAAAATAGACTGAGCTATCTTTCGGGCGTTTTTTGTGGGTAAATTGCAAGATAATCTGCTAA
It encodes:
- a CDS encoding polysaccharide biosynthesis C-terminal domain-containing protein, whose product is MSTFKKLASDTALYGISTILARLLNYALVPIQTYAFQKPSAMASNVELYGWIGVLLVVYTLGLETAFFRFMARSKDQPEAEKKRIFNQSLSIVVLISVTSSILLYSLATPITNWLHYPGQERFVQWSALLVAIDAIVAIPFARLRVENRVREFVSARIINIVIVVALNLFFLIIAKDIYEGKYLAALQPVASFIYDPKIGPGYTFLSNLLGNALYFIIIRKAFSGYRFQLNGPQARILIAYAFPIMLTNLASVLNLLTDRLFLRHLLPPNFYPGLSAEAVLGIYGNCLKLSVFMALAIQSFKFAADPFFFSQAEDKNAPTLLANVTKWFIIVCALIWLAVSLNLDLLGQLFLRSKAYRVGLNVVPLLLLGNLLLGVYYNISFWFKLTDKTSYGTLITVIGTGVTIVLNVLLIPVIGYMGCAVAFSVSSLIMMALCYVLGEKYYPVPYHVRSAVGYLLSAGLLIYASWQFPIANLWVAVPTHMALFGLYLLAMIFVERDTVQPALARLRNRNKKPVKFGQ